The window GGAATATAAAGATCTCTTCTCAAAAAGTGTATGGGCTGCTAAGTTCTTAATTCTCTTTCTATATTCTTAGATTTAAAGAGGTACCCTAGTTACCCCATCTGTCCATGTGCTGATTTATCTTGCAGGACCCGTTTTTAATAATATCGAAACAAGTGGAGAATGGGACCCCAATTCCAGTTTGCAAGACAGAAGTAATCAAGAATGACCTCAAGCCAACGTGGAAGCGAGTATTTTTGAATATTCAACAAGTTGGAAGCAAGGTATAAGAAAGTTTACCTTCAGTACTATAGTCTGCATCCACTACTAGAAATCTGGTGTCCTTTGCTGTCAGCATActacccccccaaaaaaaaatcctaggcATACTGAGTTTATTAATAGATGGATGCTCCAAGTTTTGGTTGCTTATTAGAGCTTGATGGCCACAATGACCTAATTGGACAATATTAGTTGTCTCAGTGCTCCAGATTGGCAACCATCTGCCAAACCTATGTAGATGTTGTTAGATATGGATTTTGGAATTTTTCCTGTAAGATGCTTCATGTCCTTGTCTGTTCATTGCtagttttctcatttttatttttcaaaattaatctgCAGGACAGTCCACTGGTAATAGAGTGCTTTAACTTCAATAGCAATGGAAAACATGATTTGATTGGGTAAATTGTAATCTTGCCTGTCTTCATTATCTCCTCATCTCTATAGACCAGCATAATGACAAAGCTTGTTGTTGTATCATCAGAAAAATTCACAAATCATTGGCAGATTTGGAAAAGCTTCATTCTAGTGGGCAAGgcgaaaatttatttttaccgACTTTAGTTGGGCATGATTACCACAACAAGGTCCTTTTATGTGTATCAAGTATACTTTGCATTTTGAATTGTATAAAATTCTTTGCCTTTAGTTTGAAGGTCTCTAAATATCATGCAGATACTGAAGAGTCAGCTATTTGTTGAGAAGTTTTCCCAGAGTGTCGAACACACTTTCTTAGATTACTTGGCTGGGGGGTGTGAACTGAATTTCATGGTGGCAATTGATTTCACTGGTATTCATTTATGCAATCAACTTGTTTACTGTACCTGAAAATTTCTATTTGCAGTCCGAATGTCATTCTCTATAAAAATTAAGAgtgaatgcaaatttttttagcataacACATTCATTTATACCATTTACTGATACCTGTTACTGTCTggttttttattcattttaacatCCTTGTTTCAACTGCACTCTATTGGCATTTTGTTTCCTGATTTCGCAACACTATATCCTACCTTGGGACATAATTGTGCTTTTAGTATTTATGAACATTTGGCATTGTTATTGAAGTACCTCTTCCTAAGTATTGGTTCACTTTATCCATCCCATTCTCCTGACCTTTCTTCTAGTCCCTATTGGATTGCTTATTTATAAGGTATATTGCAGTCGATAGAATTTGAGTTTCTTCATAAGTCAAAGATATCTCTGGGTCATTCATGGTTTTGTAATATGATAGAATTGTGATTGTCAAGAGAGCAGTTTGGTTTTATGAACTTTTGCCATACTCATTGTTGCTTCTAGTTGCTTCTGAATTCATATCTTCTTTCttggaaaattaattttgatctttttttttcttctttttttcttttagaaaaatgaaaaaaggaaaaaaaaaggaagagaatgTTTACTTTTAAATCATTACATGTATTGGTTATAGTTACTGCAATATCTTATTATATACTGAAGTGTCATTCTTTCCTATTAGCTTCAAATGGAAATCCACGCCTTCCCGATTCCTTGCATTATATTGATCCTTCAGGACGGCCAAATGCATACCAAAGAGTGAGAAATTGGTCCTTTCTACAGCAATTTCTTGAACTTCTTTTTGGATATACCCATCTGATGGTGCCCATTGCTTTTCAGGCAATCATTGAGGTTGGAGAGGTGTTGCAGTTTTATGACTCAGACAAGCGGTTTCCTGCGTGGGGATTTGGAGCACGGCCAATCGATGGTCCAGTCTCTCATTGTTTCAACTTGAATGGAAGCAGTCATTACTGTGAGGTAGAACGGTTGCAAAATCTATTCTTGCTTTCATTATgtgatatttttgtttagaagCCTTTATATTAAGCATACGTAAGCCCATTTCTCTCAGGTTGAAGGAATCCAAGGAATTATGATGGCATATACAAGTGCCCTCCTTAACGTTTCTCTTGCAGGGCCAACTCTTTTTGGACCTGTTATTAGCAATGCTGCACTTATTGCTAGCCAGTCTCTTGCAAATGGTGGACGAAAATACTTTGTGTTGTTAATAATCACGGTAAGAGTAAATCATTGGGATCTTTGGATGAATTTTTTCATGTTCACTTATGAAGgttctatatgtgtgtgtgtgattttaGTTAACACGAATAATACTTGAACTTGGTACCTTTTCTTAAGTGGCTTGTTCTGCACTTCCTTTTCCATGTTgcagaattaaaaaatttgttttacaTGATCAATACTCATATGTGCTTTCAATATTAAATATCCCCCTTTTGTTGAGTTCCCACTGCTGTTCTTAGGATGGAGTAGTGACAGATCTCCAAGAAACCAAAGATGCCCTTGTGAAAGCATCTGACCTGCCATTGTCAATCCTAATTGTTGGAGTTGGAGGAGCTGACTTCAAAGAAATGGAGGTATTTATTCAACACATTTCTTTTTGTTGGTTGATTGTCTTGAAATATTTGGTACAGGACTAGAGGTTCAATTATTCAGCATAATTAATTATCTCATCTTACATTTTTGTACAGATTTTAGATGCAGACAAGGGAGAGAGACTTGAAAGTTCAACGGGACGTGTTGCTTCGCGTGATATAGTCCAGTTTGTTCCGTTCCGAGATGTACAGAGTAAGTCAATCtgtttattatatttggttCCCATGCTGACTTAActaattgaaattttatgaatAGTTTCTAAGTAGTGACTTGcggttttaattttcttatccTCAAAATGAAACTTTGCCTTGCACCTGCAGGTGGAGAGATTTCTGTTGTTCAAGCACTTCTTTCCGAATTACCAACGCAATTTTTAACCTACATGCGGACCAGAGATATCCAACCACTTTCTTCATAATGTAAAGAATAGTAcataatgaaatttgattttccaTAAGTGGTTCACCTTCGTTCAGGCCACCATATTTTTTTGAGGTTTGTCGTGAGTGGCATCATTCATATTGCTAAGAAAGGGTAATATTATAGCGCGTCATCGTGCCTGGCTAAAGATTCCATACAAGCCCCTTTGTCAATTAGCTACTGAGGGTTCACGGCTTCACGTTCCTTGGTTATCTTGGGCTCCAGTAAAGTTTTTCATGGACTACTGGCTTAAGTGCGTGCTCAAAGCAATTCCTTTTAGTGTGTTGGAACCAACACCAAGGCCCTAAATGAAAAAGATGTGCGGTTAAACAACATTTGTATCATTTGAACTGGATAATAATGTGAAGAATGTTTTTAGAATGGACTCTCTTCAATCTTCTCTCAAGTTTCCAACTTGCATtacattttttgtcttttgggtTGAAATGTGATACCTGGTTGAATTTCTACATTATTTAGGCCTAAGGTTCTGCAGGAGCCAGCTTGTCCGCAAGGGTGTGAAGCTGTGTTCCATGGGGGCCCTTGGCCTTGGAAGTCCTGTAATTATTCTGTTAAGAGATACTGTGACCTAGGAGGCCCAAACTTATTATAAGTCGACGTACCTGTAAAACAGGCAATATGAACTGTAGATTACTAGATTAGTCTATGGTTAGGTTAGGGTATGCTTGGAGCTAGTTATTATATTAGCCCTACATTAGGTTCACTGTAACCTAATAAATAAGAGTTAAAATCTTGCttatgtatttcttttctctctttcaattaGCCAATGACTCAACAACTTAAACATATACACAAGGTTGTGCATTGATTAGTATTCATTAAGTCATGGTTGTACTGCATTGGCTAATAAGCTTTGTAGCTAAATTTAATTGTGGAATGTAAAATACAGCACTTAGCATATGTAGTGGTTCTAAGGTATTTTGACCAACTGGAAGCTGAGTATGAAAACAAATCAAGATGCACTAATGAAATCCATGCACATGTACAAAGGGATCAAGTACAAACCAAGATGGTCCGAGTGAAAGGACTTTGAACAAATTTGTCAATTTATGCTCATGCGATCTGTATAGGTCAAAATTTGGCGAATTTTGCCGGTGAAATTTGAAAGTGTGATCACTAAAAGACggatgaatttgaatttgaaaagtgAACAGGTCTTTGCAGCTATTAACCCCCAAAATCAATGCTAAACTTGTCTCACCAGAGCTAAAGTCAATCCGTAATTTCGTGTTGCCTTGTGCCTACAAGATTGAATTAGCATGAAATCTGGTGCAAACCTCGAGAGAGGAACTTACTGATTTGGATTTGCAAACCTCTGAGATGCAACTTTGATTAGCTTTCTATCGAAAACGATTTGTTCCCCTTGCACAACAAAATCtcacatttttcacaatataagttaaaaattttgaaaaaaaatacaaaacaaaccGTTAGAATAGAAAACAATTTACAGCATACATTTAGACTCGTTTCGTTTAACCTTTTACAGtcgttttgtcaaaaaaaaaaaccaagcaaCTCTCCTTTTTTTCAGATATATTCAAGAAATTGAAGTGTCAACTTCCACTACAACTCAAAATAAGAGTTatgtcaaaaataataataataataataataagagttatgaaaatgttgtgatattttgttattttttctaaactttttaaggaaaaataataataataaaacttgtgCAAATTATCATTTTGTTGGATGGGTGTGAAATGCTGGGCCTAGAAGAGATTAGAGGAAGTTGTTAAGGCCCATCTAAAGAATGAGCTTATTGGACACTATAGAAATGTCTAATAGTCCCTTCCCTCGGTCTAAGTGTTTATTTAAGAATAGCTTATTTagataaaactgaaaattttttacttaaagtattatagataaaggtaaaagttaactaaatagtacagtaagaccaatgaatagtatcaaaaagtgcagtggagtctatgaatagtagcaaaaataaattgaaattgcAAATAAGTTGAAATTTTCAGCTTGTCCTAAAGGCACActaaaaatgtttattatttaaaagaaaaaaaagggtgttTACTACGGTGGTAAATAGCTAGGCAAGCTCATCTCATGGGACATTTGATCACTACGTAACAACGACAGTAGTTGTTTACTTATGATTATTTAGACTAAGTAACAGTGTGTTTGATTGCCTCCATACTTGACTCAAGGTCTTGGATGCATATATTTTATCTGTCCAGTTGTAAAAGAGACGGTGGCACATCCAAAGCATATTCAAGTAGATGGGCTAGCTAGTTTATTAAGAGTGTTAAATATTAGTATTGatataccatgttgaatatgctagtatgaatgcggaagcgaaagcataaagtatagaacacaataacacatgagagttacgtggttcagcctaacggcctacattcACGGAAGAAACCTTAAAGggttacatcaataatatattagagtgtagtgcaaatcctgtgttacaatgaatcataacatgtgtatatatagtagactaaaccctacactaatagacttctagtacaagtaggagacttggcttgcacacaaagtagaattaggcttagGCTTATGCTAATgagctaatatatctctaactccccctctcaaactcaagatggaagtttgatgaaatcttgagatttgataaggttgagaagatcccttgaatgaagtttggcaAGGGGGGCTGTTAATGCACGTGAGGCGCGTGACGGCGCGTGGGGCGCGTGATCGGCGGAACAGCAACTTTGAACGGCGCGTGGGAGCGCGTGCAGTCTCCGATGGCGACGAGGCTTCCACGAGTGTGTAGATCGGCACTGGACGATCTCAGTGGTGCCTTCAAAAACGTAATCGGAGCAATAATTGCAGCGGCGATGCAAAGAGCAGTTGTCTGtgcagtgtgaaactccttaacGACGGCGGCTGCAGGTCCGGAACCCAAGGACGACGGCTGGATGACGTCGGAGGTTCCTTTTAGTGTGTTGGAACCAACACCAAGGCCCTAAATGAAAAAGATGTGGGGTTAAACAACATTTGTATCATTTGAACTGGATAATAATGTGAAGAATGTTTTTAGAATGGACTCTCTTCAATCTTCTCTCAAGTTTCCAACTTGCATtacattttttgtcttttgggtTGAAATGTGATACCTGGTTGAATTTCTACATTATTTAGGCCTAAGGTTCTGCAGGAGCCTGCTTGTCCGCAAGGGTGTGAAGCTGTGTTCCATGGGGGCCCTTGGCCTTGGAAGTTTTCGTGTAATTATTCTGTTAAGAGATATTGTGACCTAGGAGGCCCAAACTTACTATAAGTCGACGTACCTGTAAAACAGGCAATATGAACTGTAGATTACTAGATTAGTCTATGGTTAGGTTAGGGTATGCTTGGAGCTAGTTATTATATTAGCCCTACATTAGGTTCACTGTAACCTAATAAATAAGAGTTAAAATCTTGCttatgtatttcttttctctctttcaattaGCCAATGACTCAACAACTTAAACATATACACAAGGTTGTGCATTGATTAGTATTCATTAAGTCATGGTTGTACTGCATTGGCTAATAAGCTTTGTAGCTAAATTTAATTGTGGAATGTAAAATACAGCACTTAGCATATGTAGTGGTTCTAAGGTATTTTGACCAATTGGAAGCTGAGTATGAAAACAAATCAAGATGCACTAATGAAATCCATGCACATGTACAAAGGGATCAAATACAAACCAAGATGGTCCGAGTGAAAGGACTTTGAACAAATTTGTCAATTTATGCTCATGCGATCTGTATGGGTCAAAATTTGGCGAATTTTGCCGGTGAAATTTGAAAGTGTGATCACTAAAAGACagatgaatttgaatttgaaaagtgAACAGGTCTTTGCAGCTATTAACCCCCAAAATCAATGCTAAACTTGTCGCACCAGAGCTAAAGTCAATCCGTCATTTCGTGTTGCCTTGTGCCTACAAGATTGAATTAGCATGAAATCTGGTGCAAACCTCGAGAGAGGAACTTACTGATTTGGATTTGCAAACCTCTGAGATGCAACTTTGATTAGCTTTCTATTGAAAACGATTTGTTCCCCTTGCACAACAAAATCtcacatttttcacaatataagttaaaaattttgaaaaaaaatacaaaacaaaccattagaataaaaaacaatttacaACATACATTTAAACTCATGTCGTTTAACCTTTTACAGTCATTTTGTCATAAAAAAACCaagtaactcttttttttttttcatatatgttttttttttttttttttttttggtttcccaacCGGTATCCGAACCCACTGGGCCGACTAATCCGGTTTCGGAGCGGGTCCCGGGGTTAAGGTTTTAAACTCCTCCCAACGGGCTTGCGGGGGATCGAACCGTAGTTCTCCCTACCAAGTCTAGCCCCTGGCACCACTAGACCAAGACACCGTTGGTTGtatatgttaaatatattagcaacgagatgtgttataccatgttgaatatgctagagtagatgcggaagaggaagcatagaggaggaacatTGAGAatacgagggttacgtggttcagccttgacggcctacatccacggaggaatcccttaaaggcttcatctttattgtatgagagtgtagtacaataacctcctgtgttacaatgaaccctaacatgagtatatataggcgactaaaccctagactactagtacaagcaggaatgggcttgggcctattatattgggctaatatgtctaatatatatctctaacaccctccctcaaactcaaggcggaagctcgatgaaggcttgaggttggataagcatgagaagatcacttgaaGATGCCTTGtagaatgcctttgaagaaaccacaatgaaaaATGTGCAATTGTCCAATTTcggagcttcaaatgaagaaacggagGCGAAAATCGGAATCTatgcgaaaaactgagcaataTAGacccttttggaaattttgacttttggtcaaaggtcaacgcaaaaagtcaaagtcaacagtcaaagtgctcacgggtcagatccgggtggtccgggtcgggtcggttCGGGTCAACGACGTGGTGCTGACGAGAcgacactgctgacgtggctgatgacgtgtcgcTGACGTGGACTAGGGCTGATGTGAAGGGCTTGCATGGCTGCTGACGTGGAGTGATGACGTCATCGGATGACGTCAGACGTCATCAGCAGTAGTTTTCCGGCGAGTGGAAGGTGCGTGACATCATGCCGGCACGTGGAGGAGAAGCCAGAAACTTGGGAGGCGCGTGGCAGCGCGTGTAAGCTCGGTTGAGGCCCATAATTTCAGGTTTCGTAGATCGGCGGACGAGGAGGCCGACAGGGCGGCGCGTGCGCCCAGAAGACGATCTAGAAGTCAAGAATCTATGGCGGCACGTGGGAGATTTTCCAGAAGCTACtgcggcgcgtggaggcgcgtgagAGCTCGTATGATTACCAGATTCTCAGGCCAAGTGGATCGGTGGACGACAAGGCCGGATTGGCAGCGCGTGTGACTGAGATCCGAGCTGGGAGTCGAGAATCTTCGGCGGCGCGTGTGAGAGTTCCAGGAGCCATTGGtcgcgcgtggtggcgcgtgcggCTGTCGTTGGAGGTCgagtttctgggttttggtcgcGATACGCCGTGGAGCACGTATGTCTTGTTGGTTTCATCAGGCGAAGGCTTGATGTGCACAGATCTGATATTGATGTCACGGGTTTGCTTGAATTTGTGGATCTTGGACACAGCAGTGAGCCATGGCGGCTGCGGgatgccgtggagtctagatccagcCGAGAAGCATATGACTTTTGATGGTGGTGTGCacgtgagaatcttctttgcttgctagagatgtttgtttgatgccaagaacggagtttggctctgataccatgttaaatatattagcaacgagatgtgttataccatgttgaatatgctagagtagatgcggaagaggaagcatagaggaggaacatTGAGAatacgagggttacgtggttcagccttgacggcctacatccacggaggaatcccttaaaggctacatctttattgtatgagagtgtagtacaataacctcatgtgttacaatgaaccctaacatgagtatatataggcgattaaaccctagactactagtacaagcaggaatgggcttgggcctattatattgggctaatatgtctaatatatatctctaacaatatATATTCAAGAAACTGAAGTGTCAACTTCCGTTACAACTCAAAATAAGagttatgtcaaaaaaaaaaaagttatgaaaatgttgtgatattttgttattttttctaaaccttttaaggaaaaataataataataaaacttgtgCAAATTATCATTTTGTTGGATGGGTGTGAAATGTTGGGCCCACCTGCGATTAGAGGAAGTTGTTAAGGCCCATCTAAAGAATGAGTTTATTGGACAACATAGAAATGTCTAATAGTCCCATCCTCGGTCTAAGTGTCCGTTTGAAAACagtttatttagctgaaattgaaaactttttatttaaagtattataaataaaggtaaaagttagttaaatagtacagtgagacccataaatagtaccaaaaagtgcaatgaggcctatgaatagtagcaaaaataagctaaaattgcAAATAAGTTGAAATTTTCAGCTTGTCCCAAAGGCACACTAAATGcttattatttaaaagaaaaaaaagggtgttTACTACAGTGGTATATAGCTAGGCAAGCTCATCTCATGGGACATTTGATCACTACGTAACAACAACAATAGTTGTTTACTTATGATTATTTAGACTAAGTAGCAGTTTGTTTGATTGCCTCCATACTTGACTCACGGTCTTAGATGCATATATTTTATCTGTCCATTTGTAAAAGATACGGTGGCACATCCAAAGCATATTCAAGTAGATGGGCTAGCTAGTTTATTAAGAGAAACGTAGATATTAGGAATTTAGTATTTGAAATGAGGAAAAAGATCAGGTAGCCCAATGCTGTCATGTCATCAATGAGTTATGTGCGTTGTCCTATTGAGCTATTGAAAGAACTTAGTATAGATGCATGCATTGATGCATGGACCGGCCCACTTCTTaactaacccaaaaaaaaatgtcaaattatGGTGGTCCAATGGTCCATCATCCATGCATTGATGCATGGACCGGACCACTTCTTTTAGTAATTaatatgagaaagagagagagagagagattgccATTGGACTTTGGTGGTTTGCTATTAATCCACATATAGATGTTGTATTCATCCctcaaaaagattttgaaaatattgaacCAGTAGAAACTCAACTCAATTCAAACCTTAAAActgtattgaaaaaaaaaaaattgtagtaaaCCAAGATACTACATGATAGATAGTtaatattagcaaaatctaatcTCTCACAAGGAAAATTAtgaacaaaacttaggtacagtatctta of the Quercus robur chromosome 10, dhQueRobu3.1, whole genome shotgun sequence genome contains:
- the LOC126701725 gene encoding protein BONZAI 1-like — its product is MGNCCSDQAGGRAAVGGASSHNPNAPNEAIDKFLKSRGYHGLFSQIELSYSAADLRDRDVLSKSDSMLVVYTKGRDGVLEELGRTEVILNSLNPTWIAKHTITYHFEIVQTLVFHVYDVDTQFHNVELKMLKLDEQQFLGEATCALSEIVTKSNRSLTLDLVHREESTRSTRPRNLGKLTVHAEESVSSKTTTEMILRCSDLEYKDLFSKSDPFLIISKQVENGTPIPVCKTEVIKNDLKPTWKRVFLNIQQVGSKDSPLVIECFNFNSNGKHDLIGKIHKSLADLEKLHSSGQGENLFLPTLVGHDYHNKILKSQLFVEKFSQSVEHTFLDYLAGGCELNFMVAIDFTASNGNPRLPDSLHYIDPSGRPNAYQRAIIEVGEVLQFYDSDKRFPAWGFGARPIDGPVSHCFNLNGSSHYCEVEGIQGIMMAYTSALLNVSLAGPTLFGPVISNAALIASQSLANGGRKYFVLLIITDGVVTDLQETKDALVKASDLPLSILIVGVGGADFKEMEILDADKGERLESSTGRVASRDIVQFVPFRDVQSGEISVVQALLSELPTQFLTYMRTRDIQPLSS